Proteins encoded by one window of Candidatus Eisenbacteria bacterium:
- a CDS encoding UDP-glucose/GDP-mannose dehydrogenase family protein produces the protein MKLCVVGTGYVGLVAGTCFAEGGNDVMCVDNVAAKIEALRRGEVPIYEPGLEELIRRNVAEGRLAFTTDLPDAVRKSRVCFVAVGTPEREDGSANLSAVLAVARGIAETMDGHRVVVTKSTVPVGTHLKIRHEMEPITKHPFDVVSNPEFMKEGAAIEDFLKPDRVVIGAASPEAFKVMRELYEPFVRTGAPILEMDNASAEMTKYAANALLATRISFMNEIANLCERVGADVDYVRRGIGYDRRIGHHFLFPGVGYGGSCFPKDVQAVIHTAHENGMMFPLLNAVEEVNDAQKRRLVEKIVTEFGTDLRGKRFAIWGLAFKPRTDDMREAPALTVINGLLDHGAEVAVHDPEALTQARSVFGDRVTYHRVNYEALAGADALLIVTEWSEFRRPDFDRMKSLLKRPIIFDGRNIYEPEVMREHGFTYFPIGRVVVRPS, from the coding sequence ATGAAGCTCTGCGTAGTTGGAACGGGCTACGTCGGGCTCGTCGCCGGTACTTGCTTCGCGGAGGGCGGCAACGACGTCATGTGCGTCGACAACGTCGCGGCGAAGATCGAAGCGCTGCGGCGCGGTGAGGTGCCGATCTACGAGCCCGGCCTGGAAGAGCTGATCCGGCGCAACGTCGCCGAGGGCCGGCTCGCGTTCACGACCGACCTGCCGGACGCCGTGCGCAAGAGCCGCGTCTGTTTCGTCGCCGTCGGCACGCCCGAGCGCGAAGACGGCTCGGCGAACCTCTCCGCCGTGCTCGCCGTGGCGCGCGGCATCGCCGAGACGATGGACGGCCATCGCGTGGTCGTGACCAAGAGCACCGTGCCCGTCGGGACGCACCTGAAGATCCGCCACGAGATGGAGCCGATCACGAAGCATCCCTTCGACGTCGTGTCGAACCCGGAGTTCATGAAGGAGGGCGCCGCGATCGAGGACTTCCTGAAGCCCGATCGCGTGGTGATCGGGGCCGCGTCGCCCGAGGCCTTCAAAGTGATGCGCGAGCTCTACGAGCCGTTCGTGCGCACGGGCGCCCCCATCCTCGAGATGGACAACGCCAGCGCCGAGATGACGAAGTACGCCGCCAACGCGCTCCTCGCGACGCGCATCTCGTTCATGAACGAGATCGCGAACCTCTGCGAGCGCGTGGGCGCCGACGTCGACTACGTGCGGCGCGGCATCGGGTACGACCGGCGGATCGGGCATCACTTCCTCTTCCCCGGCGTCGGCTACGGCGGCTCCTGCTTCCCCAAGGACGTGCAGGCCGTCATCCACACCGCGCACGAGAACGGGATGATGTTCCCGCTCCTCAACGCCGTGGAGGAAGTGAACGACGCGCAGAAGCGGCGCCTGGTCGAGAAGATCGTGACCGAGTTCGGCACCGATCTGCGCGGCAAGCGCTTCGCCATCTGGGGCCTCGCCTTCAAGCCGCGCACCGACGACATGCGCGAGGCGCCGGCGCTGACGGTGATCAACGGGCTTCTCGACCACGGGGCCGAGGTCGCCGTGCACGACCCCGAGGCGCTGACGCAGGCGCGCAGCGTCTTCGGCGACCGCGTGACCTACCATCGCGTGAACTACGAGGCGCTCGCCGGCGCCGATGCGCTCCTCATCGTGACCGAGTGGAGCGAATTCCGGCGCCCGGATTTCGATCGCATGAAGTCGCTTCTCAAGCGGCCGATCATCTTCGACGGCCGCAACATCTACGAGCCCGAGGTCATGCGGGAGCACGGCTTCACGTATTTCCCGATTGGGCGCGTCGTCGTCCGGCCGTCGTAG
- the mtnP gene encoding S-methyl-5'-thioadenosine phosphorylase: MSEPTLGVIGGSGLYELPGLADVDRVRLRTPFGEPSDEIVVGRLGGTRLAFLPRHGRGHRLLPSELPFRANLCALKTLGAEWVVAVSAVGSLREEIAPGHVVVPDQFIDRTRGRTEESTFFGHGVVAHVQFADPFCAPLSRALGDAARAQGATVHSGGVYVCMEGPHFSTRAESNLYRSWGAHVIGMTNLQEAKLAREAELCFATLALATDYDCWRPGHEDVQIDDILRVLAANVDLARRTVAAVAGRLPARSGCACSRALENAIITSRDAIPAAVRRDLAPIAGKYL; the protein is encoded by the coding sequence ATGAGCGAACCCACCCTCGGCGTCATCGGCGGAAGCGGACTCTACGAGCTTCCGGGGCTGGCGGACGTCGATCGCGTGCGCCTGCGGACGCCGTTCGGGGAGCCCTCCGACGAGATCGTCGTCGGGCGGCTCGGCGGCACCCGCCTCGCGTTCCTGCCGCGCCACGGCCGCGGGCATCGCCTGCTGCCGAGCGAGCTGCCGTTTCGGGCGAACCTGTGCGCGTTGAAAACGCTCGGCGCCGAGTGGGTGGTGGCGGTGAGCGCCGTGGGATCGCTGCGGGAGGAGATCGCACCAGGACACGTGGTCGTGCCCGACCAGTTCATCGACCGCACGCGCGGACGCACCGAGGAGAGCACCTTCTTCGGGCACGGCGTGGTGGCGCACGTCCAGTTCGCGGACCCGTTCTGCGCGCCGCTGTCGCGCGCGCTGGGAGACGCGGCCCGCGCCCAGGGTGCGACCGTCCACTCGGGCGGCGTGTACGTCTGCATGGAGGGGCCCCACTTCTCGACCCGCGCCGAGTCGAACCTCTACCGGAGCTGGGGCGCGCACGTGATCGGCATGACGAACCTCCAGGAGGCGAAGCTCGCGCGCGAGGCCGAGCTCTGCTTCGCGACGCTCGCGCTCGCGACCGACTACGACTGCTGGCGCCCGGGCCACGAGGACGTGCAGATCGACGACATCCTGCGCGTGCTCGCCGCCAACGTCGACCTGGCGCGGCGGACGGTCGCGGCCGTCGCCGGCCGGCTCCCGGCGCGCAGCGGGTGTGCGTGCTCGCGTGCGCTCGAGAACGCGATCATCACGAGCCGGGACGCGATCCCCGCGGCCGTCCGCCGCGATCTGGCGCCCATCGCGGGGAAGTACCTGTGA
- a CDS encoding glycosyltransferase family 2 protein has protein sequence MITSSPHLSVVIPLFNEEESVDALVRELGEVLDDLGEPAEIVVVDDGSTDRSFARLAALQAEEGRLRIVRLARNYGQTAALAAGIAHARGELLVTMDADRQNDPHDIPQLLAALGDDVDVVNGWRIDRKDGYLRRRLPSQLANRLISRVTGTRLHDYGCTLRVMRMPIAKELPLYGDLHRFIPALAAEMGARVVELPVNHRPRTAGQSKYGLGRVMRVVLDLVTVRFLSGFSTRPIQLFGLLGALFTIAGFGLVAWLGFERIVLRTPLGGRPIVLLALLLGIVGVQFVSIGLLGEILMRTYHESQEKPIFRVREIRDGRVAAVSDAVERLH, from the coding sequence CTGATCACGTCGTCGCCGCACCTATCGGTCGTGATCCCGCTCTTCAACGAAGAGGAGAGCGTGGACGCGCTCGTGCGCGAGCTCGGGGAGGTGCTCGACGACCTCGGGGAGCCGGCCGAGATCGTCGTCGTCGACGACGGCAGCACGGACCGGAGCTTCGCGCGGCTCGCGGCGCTCCAGGCGGAGGAGGGGCGCCTGCGCATCGTGCGGCTGGCGCGGAACTACGGGCAGACGGCGGCGCTCGCCGCCGGCATCGCGCACGCGCGCGGCGAGCTCCTCGTCACGATGGACGCCGACCGGCAGAACGACCCGCACGACATCCCGCAGCTCCTGGCGGCGCTCGGCGACGACGTCGACGTCGTCAACGGGTGGCGCATCGACCGCAAGGACGGCTACCTGCGGCGCCGACTCCCGTCGCAGCTCGCAAACCGGCTGATCTCGCGCGTCACCGGAACGCGGCTGCACGACTACGGCTGCACGCTGCGGGTCATGCGAATGCCGATCGCAAAGGAGCTGCCCCTCTACGGGGATCTCCACCGCTTCATTCCGGCGCTCGCCGCCGAGATGGGCGCACGCGTCGTGGAGCTGCCGGTGAACCACCGGCCACGTACGGCGGGGCAGTCGAAGTACGGCCTCGGACGCGTCATGCGCGTCGTGCTCGACCTCGTGACCGTGCGGTTCCTGTCCGGGTTCTCCACACGCCCGATCCAGCTCTTCGGCCTCCTCGGCGCACTGTTCACGATCGCCGGCTTCGGCCTCGTGGCGTGGCTCGGCTTCGAGCGCATCGTCCTTCGCACTCCCCTCGGCGGACGCCCCATCGTCCTCCTCGCGCTGCTGCTCGGCATCGTCGGCGTGCAGTTCGTCTCCATCGGACTCCTCGGCGAGATCCTCATGCGCACGTACCACGAGTCGCAGGAGAAGCCGATCTTTCGCGTGCGCGAGATTCGCGACGGCCGCGTGGCTGCCGTGAGCGACGCGGTGGAGCGTTTGCATTGA
- a CDS encoding PfkB family carbohydrate kinase, which translates to MTAAVNDGAIAVIGSVAFDTLETPAGRADDELGGSAVHFAVAASFFTKVQLVAPIGDDFPAEALRYLESRGIDCSGLERRAGRTFRWHGRYHEDMNRRDTLHLDLGVFGGFQPRVTDAIRRAPFVFLGNIDPTLQGGVLDQFASPTLVGLDTMNHWIDEARAPLEALLPRVDLLVINDEEARQLSRETNVARAARRILGLGAKSVLVKRGEYGAILFSPGSVFAVPAFPLEEVFDPTGAGDTFAGGLLGHLAASGDLATPNVRRAIVYGSVLASFVVEDFGGRRMRTLERDAIEQRYRQFVALTEF; encoded by the coding sequence GTGACGGCGGCGGTCAACGATGGCGCGATCGCGGTCATCGGCTCGGTCGCCTTCGACACGCTCGAGACGCCCGCGGGTCGCGCCGACGACGAGCTCGGCGGCTCCGCCGTCCACTTCGCCGTGGCGGCGAGCTTCTTCACGAAGGTGCAGCTGGTGGCGCCGATCGGCGACGACTTCCCGGCCGAGGCGCTGCGCTACCTCGAGTCGCGGGGCATCGACTGCAGCGGGCTCGAGCGGCGCGCCGGTCGCACCTTCCGCTGGCACGGGCGCTACCACGAGGACATGAACCGTCGTGACACGCTGCACCTGGACCTCGGCGTCTTCGGGGGCTTCCAGCCGCGTGTGACCGACGCCATCCGCCGCGCGCCGTTCGTCTTCCTCGGCAACATCGACCCGACGCTCCAGGGTGGCGTGCTGGACCAGTTCGCGAGCCCGACCCTCGTCGGCCTCGACACGATGAACCACTGGATCGACGAGGCGCGCGCACCGCTGGAGGCGCTGCTCCCGCGCGTCGATCTGCTCGTCATCAACGACGAGGAGGCGCGGCAGCTCTCGCGCGAGACGAACGTGGCCCGTGCCGCGCGGCGCATCCTCGGGCTCGGGGCGAAGAGCGTGCTGGTCAAGCGCGGCGAGTACGGCGCCATCCTCTTCTCGCCCGGCTCGGTGTTCGCCGTGCCGGCGTTCCCGCTCGAGGAAGTCTTCGACCCGACCGGGGCCGGCGACACGTTCGCCGGTGGCCTCCTCGGCCATCTCGCCGCCAGCGGCGACCTCGCGACGCCGAACGTGCGGCGGGCCATCGTCTACGGCAGCGTGCTCGCGTCGTTCGTCGTCGAAGACTTCGGGGGACGTCGCATGCGGACCCTCGAGCGCGATGCGATCGAACAGCGCTATCGCCAGTTCGTGGCCCTGACGGAGTTCTGA
- a CDS encoding diacylglycerol kinase family protein, whose product MGGIGVVVNPHAKGNRTVAPDRERRMSEILGSDGVVRVTPNLAAIGDVAREFAERGVDILAVCGGDGSDHCTLTEFHKVYGDRPLPVLLPLRAGTINYIADATAGRRGTPEQVLARVVRDERRGHTHVTTERDVLRVNGTELGFLLSFGTAVNFLRTYYALDRQGPWQATKLLSKMILSAMFGTHISRAVFQAVEADIDCDGDALPFRLFTFFFAGTVDQIALGFKPTYLALRKRGFFHVIGGPIPARRLIRRVVRVYRGFPTGEPELYDSFGQRLSIDFARSTHIMLDGDILEPVVRCEVDVPFRVTLIRG is encoded by the coding sequence GTGGGCGGCATCGGCGTCGTCGTCAATCCGCACGCGAAGGGCAACCGCACGGTCGCCCCCGATCGCGAACGGCGCATGTCGGAGATCCTCGGCAGCGACGGCGTCGTGCGCGTGACGCCGAACCTGGCGGCGATCGGCGACGTCGCGCGCGAGTTCGCCGAGCGGGGGGTCGACATCCTGGCCGTGTGCGGCGGCGACGGCAGCGACCACTGCACGCTCACCGAATTCCACAAGGTGTACGGGGACCGTCCGCTACCGGTCCTTCTCCCGCTCCGCGCGGGGACGATCAACTACATCGCGGACGCGACGGCGGGACGCCGCGGCACGCCCGAGCAGGTGCTGGCGCGCGTCGTGCGCGACGAGCGGCGCGGGCACACGCACGTCACGACCGAGCGCGACGTGCTGCGCGTGAACGGCACCGAGCTGGGCTTCCTGCTCTCGTTCGGGACCGCCGTCAACTTCCTGCGTACGTACTACGCGCTCGACCGGCAGGGGCCGTGGCAGGCGACGAAGCTCCTCTCGAAGATGATCCTGTCGGCCATGTTCGGCACGCACATCTCGCGCGCGGTGTTCCAGGCGGTCGAGGCCGACATCGACTGCGACGGTGACGCGCTGCCGTTTCGCCTCTTCACGTTCTTCTTCGCGGGCACGGTCGACCAGATCGCGCTCGGCTTCAAGCCGACGTACCTGGCACTGCGCAAGCGCGGCTTCTTCCACGTGATCGGGGGGCCGATCCCGGCACGCCGCCTCATCCGCCGCGTCGTGCGCGTCTACCGTGGCTTCCCGACCGGCGAGCCCGAGCTGTACGACAGCTTCGGCCAGCGACTGTCCATCGATTTCGCCCGCTCGACGCACATCATGCTCGACGGCGACATCCTCGAGCCGGTCGTGCGCTGCGAGGTCGACGTGCCGTTCCGGGTGACGCTCATCCGTGGCTGA